The genomic region GTGTTCCATGAAGCCCCACATCCGTGAAGTCTTCGACGTTTCGGGCTTCGCCAAGATCCTGGCCATCTACACCGACCGCGCCGCTGCTCTTGCCGCTCTGTGAGTCGGCCATAACGGATCTGCGTCCGGGTCGCTGGAATGTGTTCCTCGTCTGCGCTACCATGAATTCCGCGTCCCTAATCGGTTCGTCATAGATCGATCCGGTTGGGAATGGCTCCGTGGGGAATGTCCGAGGAATGACGATGGGTCATTCTTGGGATATTCCCCGCGCATCAATAAGTTGGTGGACCGTGTCGGCTTTGCGCGTCCTGCGGGGATGCCCGGCATGGACCATCTGGAGGGAACATTCAATGACCGATCCCTACAAGAATATCATCGAGATGCAGCAGGCCATGCTGGAGGGCTGGATGAACTCCGCCAATCAGATGATGCAATACTGGAAGCATCTGATGGAGTTGCAACAGCGCCTGGTGAACCACGCCACATACCGCGATCACGTGGAAATCGATGACGGACCGTCCTTCACCGGCAAATACGGCAAACGCCGTTTCGACATCGACCCGGAAAAGGATGTCTGATCCGGTCAGCAAAACGCCCTGAGGCGCATGCCTTGGGGCGCTTCCGTTTCATGGGGTGCGGATCATGACGATCCCAGGCCCCTCCGCGCTACTATTCCGTACATCTTCAGTCTCGCGCCCCTCATCCGTTTGGCATAAGCTGCCAGAGGTGGGTGCGGGGTCCTGCCCGCATCAGGGGGAGACGCGATGGGTTGGATTGTACGGTTCATTGCGGGCAAACCGCGCGCAATAATCTTCGTCTCCGCTATTTCCATGGCCGTTGTTGCCGTTGCTGCTGCCTATGTCTGGCGGGAAATCAAGGAAGGCGACCGTCACTCCCTGTTGCAGTCGGAGGCCCATCGTCACGGCATCGGGATCATGTCCCAGACGCTCAATGGCAATCTCATGGGGTCCGTTGCGGTTACCGGGCTTCTCGACGAGGAGGTCAAGCAGGAGGCCCTTGGACGGGGAACGCCCAACGGTCCCAGGTTGCAGGGGATGCTGGAGGGGATCGCCAAGGCCTATGACGCGCACGGCGCCTTTGTGGTCGGCCGTGACGGTGTCGTCCGCTCGTCCTGGGACAGTAGCGGCAAACCCTCCACCGGTCTGGACGTCACCTTCCGCCCCTATTACCGCATGGCCATGCAGCGAAAGGAAAATGTCTACGCCGCCGTCAGCCTGGCGCGGGGGGACCGGTCCCTTTACTTCACCGCTCCCATTCTGTCCGACAAGACCCGAGGCGGAACGGCCATCGGCGGCGTCGTGGCGCGGACCGACCTGTCGAAGATCGATGCCTTGCTGCGTGACAAGTCCGATATCAGCCTGTTGCTGTCGCCCCAGGGCGTGGTCTTTGCCGCCAGCCGCAGCGATTGGATCGGATACCTGTCCGAAACGCCGTCGCCGCAGCAACTGGCCTCCATCCGCGAACTCAAGCAATTCGGCAATATGTTCGAAAACAAGGAGCCTTCGGTTCTGCCCTTTTCCGTCCGCGAGGACCGGGTCTTGCAGGATGGGTGGCGCTATGCGGTGGCCAGCGCCCAGGTCCAGTGGAACGACCCTTTCGGCGATTGGACGCTGGTGCTGATGGAGGATCTCTCCCGGACGGTGCCCCGCGGCGATATTGCCGCAAGAGGCGGTGCCGCGGGCCTGATCGTGGGCGTTTTGATTCTGGCCTTGCTGAACATGCTGCGCAGCCGTCACGAGCAGGAGATCTCCGCCCGGCAGGTCGCCGCCTTCGCGGCAGCGCAGCAGGTAACCGCCGAGCGCAAAGCCCAACTGGCTGCGACGGCGCTGCGTTTTCAGCAAGCCAAGACCGTGTCCGAACTGGCCGATGCTTTTTTGCGCGAGGCCCATCGGCTGATCGGGGTCCTCCAGGGCGTGGTTTACATCAAGGCCGATGGCGGCGAGGAAATATTCCGCCTGGTGGCGCGCTATGCCGCCAGCGACGCCGTCAGGTCAGAGATCGCGCTGGGCGAGGGACTGCTGGGCCAATGCGCCGAGGAGCGCCGCACGCGGCTCATCTCAACGCCGTCCGATGGAATCTGGTCCATCGAATCGGGGCTGGGCAATGCCCATCCTTCCGCCGTGGTCATGGTCCCGGCCATGCTCAACGACGTCCTGCATGGCGTGGTCGAGGTGGCCCTGCTCCATCATCCCGACGAGGCCACGATCCGGCAATTGGAGGAGATGGTCAACATCCTGGCCCTCAATCTGGAACTGGTGCGCAGGCACGAAAGCACCGAGGCACAACTGGAGGCGGCCTCCCTGGCCGAACGGGTCAAGGACGAGCAACTGGCCTTCCAGCAGGTGCTGGTCGACGCCATTCCCTATCCGGTGTTCTACCTGGATGCCGAGACCCGCTTTCTGGGAGCGAACCGGGCCTATGAGGAGGCTTTCGGAGTCCGCAAGCCGCAACTGATCGGCCACAGGATGATCGAGCTGGATATCTGGCCCGAAGCCGACCGGGCCGCCTTCCAGTCGGAGAACGAGGCCGTCATCGCCGCCATGGGCCGCAGCCAGAGGGAGGTGCGCATTCCTCATTCCGATGGCACGACCCGTGACGCCTTGTATTTCCTGTCTGGCTTTTGCGATGCCGGTGAGGCGCCGGGGGGGCTGGTGGGAGCCTTCATCGATATCAGCGCCATGAAGAATGCAGAGAGGGAATTGGCCCGGCTCGCCGATGCCGACCGGTTCGCGCATCTGGCCAGGGGGCGCGAGAACCGCATTCTCGAACTGAAGCGCGAGGTCAACGCCCTGGCCAAGGATGCCGGACGGCCCGAACCCTACGGGACGGAAATGGTCGAGCCGGTGGGTGATCATGAATGGGCGCCGCACCCCGATTACGAGGGAGGAAACGGCGCCGCCGCCCGGCCCTTGAAACTGGACGAGATGATCGATCTGGGCGAATTCCAGTCTCTGTTTTCCAGTTTCTGCGAGGTGGCCGGGGTTCCGGCGGCGATTATCGATCTGCAGGGCAATGTGCTGTCGGCATCGCGCTGGCAGCCGGCATGTACCGATTTCCACCGGGTCAATTCCGACTCATGCGCCCGCTGTATCGAAAGCGACACCGAACTGGCTCTCAAGCTGCAAGATGGTGAGGACTTCACCATGTACCGGTGCAAGAACGGCATGACCGATTGCGCCTCGCCCATCATTGTCGAAGGGCGGCATTTGGCCAATGTCTTCATCGGACAATTCCATGTTGGCGCTCCCGACCAGGCCTTCTTCCGCAACCAGGCCAGGCAGTTTGGATACGACGAGGCCGAATATATGAAGGCGGTGCTGTCGGCCCCGGTCATGGACGAAGCGCGGCTGCCCGTCATTCTGGGCTTCCTGTCGGGCTTCGCGCGTATGATCTCGACCATGTCGCTGGCCCGCCTGCGGGCCGATGCCGCGCAAGAGGCTGTGTCGCGTCAGGCGGCCTTGCTGCGCCAGGAACGCCTGGCCGCTATGAGCCTGGCCGAGGACGCGGCGCGGCGCCAGGGGGGCGATGGCGATTCGTCCGGGGAGGCGCCGCGATGAGGTCCATCATCACCGCCGTCCAGAAATGGCCTTTGCTGCAAAAGATACTGCTTGGCCTGTCTTGCATTATCCTGGTGGCCTTAAGCATCAATCTGTACTCGATTTACAGCATGGATGTGATGAGTCGCGGCTTTGACCGGCTTTACGAGAATGAACTCAAAAGCGTCTCCCATCTGAAGGAGGCCCGAGTTCAGTTCGCAGTCATGGGCCGGGCCTTGCGCCAGGGTTTGCTGGCCCAGGTCGCGGACGGGCAACGTGACGCCAATCGGCAGCTTGCCGAGGCGGAA from Paramagnetospirillum magnetotacticum MS-1 harbors:
- a CDS encoding PocR ligand-binding domain-containing protein — encoded protein: MAVVAVAAAYVWREIKEGDRHSLLQSEAHRHGIGIMSQTLNGNLMGSVAVTGLLDEEVKQEALGRGTPNGPRLQGMLEGIAKAYDAHGAFVVGRDGVVRSSWDSSGKPSTGLDVTFRPYYRMAMQRKENVYAAVSLARGDRSLYFTAPILSDKTRGGTAIGGVVARTDLSKIDALLRDKSDISLLLSPQGVVFAASRSDWIGYLSETPSPQQLASIRELKQFGNMFENKEPSVLPFSVREDRVLQDGWRYAVASAQVQWNDPFGDWTLVLMEDLSRTVPRGDIAARGGAAGLIVGVLILALLNMLRSRHEQEISARQVAAFAAAQQVTAERKAQLAATALRFQQAKTVSELADAFLREAHRLIGVLQGVVYIKADGGEEIFRLVARYAASDAVRSEIALGEGLLGQCAEERRTRLISTPSDGIWSIESGLGNAHPSAVVMVPAMLNDVLHGVVEVALLHHPDEATIRQLEEMVNILALNLELVRRHESTEAQLEAASLAERVKDEQLAFQQVLVDAIPYPVFYLDAETRFLGANRAYEEAFGVRKPQLIGHRMIELDIWPEADRAAFQSENEAVIAAMGRSQREVRIPHSDGTTRDALYFLSGFCDAGEAPGGLVGAFIDISAMKNAERELARLADADRFAHLARGRENRILELKREVNALAKDAGRPEPYGTEMVEPVGDHEWAPHPDYEGGNGAAARPLKLDEMIDLGEFQSLFSSFCEVAGVPAAIIDLQGNVLSASRWQPACTDFHRVNSDSCARCIESDTELALKLQDGEDFTMYRCKNGMTDCASPIIVEGRHLANVFIGQFHVGAPDQAFFRNQARQFGYDEAEYMKAVLSAPVMDEARLPVILGFLSGFARMISTMSLARLRADAAQEAVSRQAALLRQERLAAMSLAEDAARRQGGDGDSSGEAPR